The proteins below come from a single Necator americanus strain Aroian chromosome V, whole genome shotgun sequence genomic window:
- a CDS encoding hypothetical protein (NECATOR_CHRV.G19779.T1), protein MMCFAISYYLCRDVPDLNIALSNFLDLLRERIILNRLIEHRKESTRKLAFVLPGQRLTSDIVLAPSGCPLNDLKYDDEVAIFAEKSTKLHNDANLVSKPAAAYGVRLRLDQCKQMSVSLRPQTGIRVDRQAIELIDEFCYLGCMLKNNGSHEKDILQRCGKVISAFNFLIKCLWSTSIINQLKLRVYLSAIRPNDEQTNNFGNTIYGDGEALTEWKLLRWLLCYF, encoded by the exons ATGATGTGCTTCGCAATAAGTTACTATCTTTGCCGAGATGTGCCGgacttgaacatagctctgtccaactttctcgatcttctgcgggAGCGGATTATACTGAACCGACTTATTGAGCATCGCAAAGAATCAACacgcaagctggcttttgtcCTGCCCGGTcaacgattgaccag tgacatcgtcttagcaccatcaggatgCCCCTTGAACGATCTCAAGTACGACGACGAGGTTGCTATATTCGCGGAAAAGAGTACGAAACTACACAATGATgccaaccttgtatcgaagccggctgcagcctatggagtACGTCTGCGCCTGGATCAATGCAAGCAAATGTCGGTCTCTTTAAGACCCcaaacgggaatcagggtggacagACAAGCCATCGAActcatcgatgagttctgttacctgggctgtatgctgaagaacaacggcagccacgagaaagatattcttCAAAGATGCGGTAAggtcatttctgcatttaacttcTTAATTAAATGCCTGTGGTCAACTTCCATCATCAACCAATTGaaactgcgagtctacctatccgcaattcgccccaacgatgaacaaacaaacaacttcGGGAacaccatctacggtgatggagaggctttgACGGAATGGAAGCTGCTTAGATGGCTGCTTTGCTACTTTTGa